Proteins from one Mesorhizobium sp. M9A.F.Ca.ET.002.03.1.2 genomic window:
- the tkt gene encoding transketolase, with amino-acid sequence MTSREQHDRMANAIRFLSMDAVEKAQSGHPGLPMGCADIATVLFTRFLKYDPKHPHWPDRDRFILSAGHGSMLLYSLLYLTGYEDIDLDQIKHFRQLGSRTAGHPEYGHAAGIETTTGPLGQGLANSVGFALGERIMNAAFGNDLVDHYTYVLAGDGCLMEGVSQEAIALAGHLKLNKLIVFWDNNNISIDGPVSLADNTDQVARFQASGWNASHIDGQDPEAIAYAIEAARHSDKPTMIACKTTIGFGAPTKAGTNKAHGSPLGAEEIAGARKFFGWDYPPFEVPADILDAWRDAGKTGVKARTDWEGRLAEADANLKAEFERRIAGELPANFDAVITDYKKKLSQDKPKVATRKSSEMALEIINGAVPETVGGSADLTGSNNTKTSQTKNITSDDYGQRYVHYGIREHGMAAALNGLTLHGGVIAYGGTFMCFSDYARPSMRLASLMGIRSIFVMTHDSIGLGEDGPTHQPVEHLAALRAIPNHNVFRPADAIETAECWQLAIEQEKTPSTLALTRQNLPMVRNDFVAENLSRQGAYELAAANGDVAVTIFASGSEVEIALAAREALEKHGHPTRVVSVPCFELFDKQSADYRKKTIGNAPVKIAVEAGIRQGWDHFIGTDGIFIGMTGFGASGTIEQLYPHFGITAEATVKAAEARLHGE; translated from the coding sequence CCGTTTTATCCTGTCGGCCGGCCACGGCTCGATGCTGCTCTATTCGCTGCTCTATCTGACCGGCTACGAGGACATCGACCTCGACCAGATCAAGCATTTCCGCCAGTTGGGATCAAGGACGGCGGGCCATCCCGAATACGGCCATGCTGCCGGCATCGAGACGACGACCGGCCCGCTCGGCCAGGGGCTGGCCAATTCGGTCGGCTTCGCGCTCGGCGAGCGCATTATGAACGCCGCCTTCGGCAACGACCTCGTCGACCATTACACCTATGTGCTGGCCGGTGACGGCTGCCTGATGGAAGGTGTTTCCCAGGAAGCGATTGCACTTGCGGGACATCTCAAGCTGAACAAGCTGATCGTCTTCTGGGACAACAACAACATCTCGATCGACGGCCCGGTGTCGCTGGCCGACAATACCGATCAGGTCGCCCGCTTCCAGGCGTCCGGCTGGAACGCCAGCCACATAGACGGCCAGGATCCGGAAGCGATCGCCTACGCCATCGAGGCTGCCCGCCATTCGGACAAGCCGACGATGATTGCCTGCAAGACCACCATCGGCTTCGGCGCGCCGACCAAGGCCGGCACCAACAAGGCGCACGGTTCCCCGCTCGGCGCCGAGGAGATCGCCGGGGCGAGAAAATTCTTCGGCTGGGACTATCCTCCGTTCGAGGTCCCTGCCGATATTCTCGATGCCTGGCGCGACGCTGGCAAAACCGGCGTCAAGGCGCGCACGGACTGGGAGGGGCGTCTGGCCGAGGCCGACGCCAATTTGAAGGCTGAGTTCGAACGCCGTATCGCTGGCGAGCTGCCGGCGAATTTCGACGCCGTCATCACCGACTACAAGAAGAAGCTCAGCCAGGACAAGCCGAAGGTCGCCACCCGCAAATCGTCGGAAATGGCGCTCGAAATCATCAACGGCGCGGTGCCGGAAACCGTCGGCGGCTCGGCCGACCTGACCGGCTCCAACAACACCAAGACCAGCCAGACCAAGAACATCACGTCGGACGACTACGGCCAGCGCTACGTCCATTACGGCATCCGCGAGCACGGCATGGCGGCCGCGCTCAACGGACTGACGCTGCATGGCGGCGTCATCGCCTATGGCGGCACGTTCATGTGCTTTTCCGACTACGCCCGTCCGTCGATGCGGCTTGCCTCGCTGATGGGCATCCGCTCGATCTTCGTCATGACCCATGATTCCATTGGTCTCGGCGAAGACGGCCCGACCCATCAGCCGGTGGAGCATCTGGCCGCATTGCGCGCCATTCCGAACCACAATGTCTTCCGCCCGGCCGACGCGATCGAAACCGCCGAATGCTGGCAGCTGGCCATCGAGCAGGAAAAGACGCCTTCGACGCTGGCGCTGACCCGGCAGAACCTGCCGATGGTGCGCAACGACTTCGTTGCGGAAAACCTCAGCCGCCAGGGCGCCTATGAGCTGGCCGCCGCCAATGGCGATGTGGCGGTGACGATCTTCGCTTCCGGCTCCGAGGTCGAGATCGCGCTGGCGGCGCGCGAGGCGCTGGAGAAGCACGGTCATCCGACCCGCGTCGTCTCTGTGCCGTGCTTCGAATTGTTCGACAAGCAGAGCGCCGACTATCGCAAGAAGACGATCGGCAACGCGCCGGTCAAGATCGCCGTCGAAGCCGGCATCCGCCAGGGCTGGGATCATTTCATCGGCACCGACGGCATCTTCATCGGCATGACCGGCTTTGGCGCCTCCGGTACGATCGAACAGCTCTATCCGCATTTTGGCATCACCGCCGAAGCGACGGTAAAGGCGGCGGAAGCCCGCCTGCACGGCGAATGA
- the gap gene encoding type I glyceraldehyde-3-phosphate dehydrogenase — MTVRVAINGFGRIGRNILRAIHESGRKDIDVVAVNDLGPVETNAHLLRYDSVHGRFPHEVTVDGDQITVGKETFKVTAIKDPTQLPWKELGIDIALECTGIFTARDKAAAHLTAGAKRVLVSAPAEGADLTVVYGINHDKLTKDHVVISNASCTTNCLAPLAAVLHEAVGIEKGMMTTIHSYTGDQPTLDTMHKDLYRARAAALSQIPTSTGAAKAIGLVLPDLKGKLDGISIRVPTPNVSVVDFKFIAKRATTVQEINEAVIAASNGKLKGILAVTHHPNVSIDFNHDPHSSIMALDQTKVMDGNFVSVLSWYDNEWGFSNRMGDTAVAFGKTIA; from the coding sequence ATGACCGTCAGAGTTGCCATCAACGGATTCGGCCGCATCGGCCGCAACATCCTGCGCGCCATCCACGAATCCGGCCGCAAGGATATCGATGTCGTCGCCGTCAACGACCTCGGCCCGGTCGAGACCAATGCGCATCTCTTGCGCTACGACAGCGTGCATGGCCGCTTCCCGCATGAAGTGACGGTTGACGGCGACCAGATCACCGTCGGCAAGGAGACGTTCAAGGTCACCGCGATCAAGGACCCGACGCAGCTGCCGTGGAAGGAACTCGGCATCGACATCGCGCTCGAATGCACCGGCATCTTCACCGCCCGCGACAAGGCCGCCGCGCACCTGACTGCCGGCGCCAAGCGAGTCCTCGTCTCGGCGCCTGCCGAGGGCGCCGACCTCACCGTCGTCTACGGCATCAACCACGACAAGCTGACCAAGGACCACGTCGTCATCTCCAACGCCTCCTGCACCACCAACTGCCTGGCACCGCTGGCAGCCGTTCTGCATGAGGCCGTCGGCATCGAGAAGGGCATGATGACGACGATCCACTCCTACACCGGCGACCAGCCGACGCTGGACACCATGCACAAGGATCTCTACCGCGCCCGCGCCGCGGCGCTGTCGCAGATCCCGACCTCGACCGGTGCGGCCAAGGCGATCGGCCTGGTGCTGCCCGACCTCAAGGGCAAGCTCGACGGCATCTCCATCCGCGTGCCGACCCCGAACGTCTCGGTCGTCGATTTCAAGTTCATCGCCAAGCGCGCGACCACGGTGCAGGAGATCAACGAGGCGGTGATCGCCGCCTCCAACGGCAAGCTGAAGGGCATTCTCGCCGTCACCCATCATCCGAACGTGTCGATCGACTTCAACCACGATCCGCATTCCTCGATCATGGCGCTCGACCAGACCAAGGTCATGGACGGCAACTTCGTTTCGGTGCTGTCCTGGTACGACAACGAATGGGGTTTTTCCAACCGCATGGGCGACACCGCCGTCGCCTTCGGCAAGACCATCGCCTGA
- a CDS encoding potassium/proton antiporter — protein sequence MEHTIYLVTLVGAALIVAAAFSSLIAFRFGAPLLLLFLCIGLATGSDGLGIQFDNARLAYFAGSLALAVILFDSGFGTPLNALRQAAGPALSLATIGVLLTTGLFGAVAYYLLDLSWLESFLLGAAVASTDAAAVFFLLRAGEINLRERVRSTLEVESGTNDPIAIFLTITLVEIIAINANPEARMLVTDLALGFLLNMGLGAIVGIFGGLAIVRLVDRLNLDHGLLPIFVLTLSLMVFAAAGAIGGSGFLAVYLAGLISGNSDIRAVTILKRFQDGMSWLAQIIMFLILGLFATPSQFPAILLPAVLLGLFLIFVARPIAVWLCLVPFRLPRPEVAFVSWVGLRGAVSILLAITPLLGGLENGRLIFNTAFIVVLVSLIVQGWTVGPLARRLGLIVPARLGPLDKVELELPGSAHHELLAYRVAPGSPVARGERIPRWARPSLVLRDGRSMRFQDMGRLAAGDHVYIFVPDRYPGLLDKLFASRAVVDPEDADFFGAFAVDPARSAAELEAAYAPGLTEEERKLTVGDLVTERLGGHAEYADRVLLGPIELIVRDVDDKGKITGLGLSLEPTAPVARVPVFLSAGEIADRIVAFARNWRKRTKKQSAETPADTEPAPQPVVEKSTGEG from the coding sequence ATGGAGCATACGATCTATCTCGTGACGCTGGTCGGCGCCGCACTGATCGTTGCCGCCGCGTTTTCGAGCCTGATCGCCTTCCGCTTCGGCGCCCCTCTCTTGCTATTGTTCCTCTGCATCGGCCTGGCCACGGGAAGCGACGGCCTCGGCATCCAGTTCGACAATGCGCGGCTGGCTTATTTTGCCGGCTCACTAGCACTGGCAGTCATCCTGTTCGATTCCGGTTTCGGCACGCCGCTCAACGCCTTGCGCCAGGCGGCCGGACCGGCGCTGTCGCTGGCGACCATCGGCGTCCTTTTGACCACTGGCCTGTTCGGCGCCGTCGCATATTACCTGCTCGATCTCAGCTGGCTGGAATCCTTCCTGCTCGGTGCCGCGGTCGCCTCGACCGACGCAGCGGCGGTGTTCTTCCTGTTGCGCGCCGGCGAGATCAATTTGCGCGAGCGCGTGCGTTCCACGCTCGAAGTGGAATCCGGCACCAATGACCCGATCGCCATCTTCCTGACCATCACCCTGGTCGAGATCATCGCCATCAACGCCAATCCCGAGGCCAGGATGCTGGTCACCGACCTCGCCCTCGGCTTCCTTCTCAACATGGGGCTTGGCGCCATCGTCGGCATTTTCGGCGGCCTCGCCATCGTGCGCCTCGTCGACCGGCTCAATCTCGACCACGGATTGCTGCCGATCTTCGTGCTGACGCTGTCGCTGATGGTGTTCGCCGCCGCTGGCGCCATTGGCGGCTCGGGCTTTCTGGCGGTCTATCTCGCCGGCCTGATATCAGGCAATTCCGACATCCGCGCCGTCACCATCCTCAAGCGCTTCCAGGACGGCATGTCGTGGCTGGCACAGATCATCATGTTCCTGATCCTCGGCCTGTTCGCGACGCCATCGCAATTTCCGGCGATCCTGCTGCCGGCGGTGCTGCTGGGCCTGTTCCTGATATTCGTGGCGCGGCCAATCGCTGTCTGGCTCTGCCTGGTCCCGTTCCGTCTGCCGCGCCCGGAAGTCGCCTTCGTCTCATGGGTGGGCCTGCGTGGCGCCGTGTCGATCCTGCTCGCCATCACGCCGCTGCTTGGCGGCCTTGAGAACGGCCGCCTCATCTTCAACACTGCCTTCATTGTCGTGTTGGTATCGCTGATCGTTCAGGGATGGACCGTCGGACCGCTGGCGCGCCGCCTCGGCCTGATCGTACCTGCCCGCCTGGGCCCGCTGGACAAGGTCGAACTCGAATTGCCGGGCTCCGCCCATCACGAGCTTCTCGCCTACCGCGTAGCGCCTGGCAGCCCGGTGGCGCGCGGTGAGCGCATTCCGCGCTGGGCGCGGCCCTCGCTGGTGCTGCGCGACGGGCGCTCGATGCGCTTCCAGGACATGGGCAGGCTCGCCGCCGGCGACCATGTCTACATCTTCGTGCCGGACCGCTATCCAGGCCTGCTCGACAAGCTGTTCGCCAGCCGCGCCGTGGTCGATCCCGAAGATGCGGACTTCTTCGGCGCCTTCGCCGTCGATCCGGCGCGCTCCGCCGCGGAGCTGGAAGCAGCTTACGCGCCGGGCCTGACAGAGGAGGAACGCAAGCTGACCGTCGGCGACCTGGTGACGGAGCGGCTCGGCGGCCATGCCGAATATGCCGACCGCGTACTGCTTGGCCCGATCGAGCTGATCGTCCGCGACGTCGACGACAAGGGCAAAATTACTGGCCTTGGTCTTTCCCTCGAGCCGACGGCGCCGGTGGCACGGGTGCCGGTGTTCCTGAGTGCCGGCGAGATCGCCGACCGCATCGTTGCCTTTGCGCGCAATTGGCGCAAGCGGACCAAGAAGCAGAGTGCCGAAACGCCGGCGGACACGGAACCGGCTCCACAGCCAGTGGTGGAAAAGTCGACCGGCGAGGGCTGA
- a CDS encoding phosphoglycerate kinase, with the protein MAGFKTLDDIGNIDGKRLLVRVDLNVPVTEGKVTDATRIERIAPTIAELSGKGAKVILLAHFGRPKDGPSPEFSLEPIAKATADVLGRPVGFAPNCVGDKAASAVAAMDNGDVLLLENTRFYKAEEKNDPAFTEKLAANGDIFVNDAFSAAHRAHSSTEGLAHLLPAFAGRTMQAELDALEKGLGNPVRPVVAIVGGAKVSTKIDLLMNLVKKVDALVIGGGMANTFLAARGTDVGKSLCEHDLAETAKQIMIEAAEAGCAIILPVDGVVAREFKAGAASETVAIAEVPADGMILDVGEKTVKAVADWIDRAATLVWNGPLGAFEIEPFDHATVAAAKHAAARTKAGKLISVAGGGDTVAALNHAGVADDFTYVSTAGGAFLEWMEGKPLPGVDVLKH; encoded by the coding sequence ATGGCCGGCTTCAAGACACTGGACGACATCGGCAACATCGATGGCAAGCGCTTGCTGGTGCGCGTCGACCTCAACGTTCCCGTCACTGAGGGCAAGGTCACCGACGCCACCCGTATCGAGCGCATCGCGCCGACCATCGCAGAGCTTTCCGGCAAGGGCGCCAAGGTCATCCTGCTTGCCCATTTCGGCCGGCCAAAAGACGGGCCGTCGCCCGAATTCTCGCTCGAGCCGATCGCCAAGGCGACCGCGGACGTGCTCGGCCGCCCTGTCGGCTTTGCGCCGAACTGCGTCGGCGACAAGGCCGCGAGCGCCGTCGCCGCCATGGACAACGGCGACGTGCTGCTGCTCGAGAACACCCGCTTCTACAAGGCCGAGGAGAAGAACGACCCGGCCTTCACCGAAAAGCTCGCCGCCAATGGCGACATTTTCGTCAACGACGCCTTTTCCGCCGCCCACCGCGCGCATTCGTCGACGGAGGGGCTTGCGCACCTGCTGCCGGCCTTCGCCGGCCGCACCATGCAGGCCGAGCTCGACGCACTGGAAAAGGGCCTCGGCAACCCCGTCCGCCCGGTCGTCGCCATCGTCGGCGGCGCCAAGGTCTCGACCAAGATCGACCTGCTGATGAACCTGGTGAAGAAGGTCGACGCGCTGGTCATCGGCGGCGGCATGGCCAACACCTTCCTCGCCGCGCGCGGCACCGACGTCGGAAAATCGCTGTGCGAACATGATCTCGCCGAGACCGCCAAGCAAATCATGATCGAGGCGGCCGAAGCCGGCTGCGCCATCATCCTGCCGGTCGACGGTGTCGTCGCCAGGGAATTCAAGGCCGGCGCCGCCAGCGAAACCGTGGCCATCGCCGAGGTGCCGGCCGACGGCATGATCCTCGATGTCGGCGAAAAGACCGTGAAGGCCGTTGCCGACTGGATCGACCGCGCCGCGACGCTGGTCTGGAACGGTCCGCTCGGCGCCTTCGAGATCGAGCCGTTCGACCACGCGACGGTGGCGGCGGCCAAGCACGCCGCGGCCCGCACCAAGGCCGGCAAGTTGATCTCGGTGGCCGGCGGCGGCGACACGGTGGCCGCCCTCAACCACGCTGGCGTCGCCGACGACTTCACCTATGTCTCGACCGCCGGCGGCGCCTTCCTGGAATGGATGGAGGGCAAACCGCTGCCGGGTGTCGATGTGCTGAAGCACTGA
- a CDS encoding class I fructose-bisphosphate aldolase, translating to MSERLEDIAAAMVADGKGLLAADESSGTIKKRFDVIGVESTADSRRDYREMMFRATDAMTRYISGVILYDETIHQKAADGTPLVDIIKATGAIPGIKVDAGAKPLAGFPGDTITEGLDGLRERLADYYKLGARFAKWRAVIDIDIAKGVPSATSIGSNAHALARYAALCQEAGIVPIVEPEVLMDGAHDIGTCCEISKATLTKLYTELYAARVVLEGTILKPNMVLAGRKSGKVSSPEEVAEKTIKLFRETVPAAVGGIAFLSGGQSDEEATANLNAINAIGPHPWKLTFSYGRALQAAPQKAWSGKAANVAAAQAAFAHRAHMNHLAALGKWQPELEQAA from the coding sequence ATGAGCGAACGTCTCGAGGACATTGCCGCCGCGATGGTGGCTGACGGCAAGGGCCTTTTGGCCGCCGACGAAAGCTCCGGCACCATCAAGAAGCGTTTCGACGTGATCGGCGTCGAATCGACAGCCGACAGCCGCCGCGACTATCGCGAGATGATGTTCCGCGCCACCGACGCGATGACCCGATACATTTCCGGCGTCATCCTCTATGACGAGACCATCCACCAGAAGGCCGCCGACGGCACGCCGCTGGTCGACATCATCAAGGCGACCGGCGCCATCCCCGGCATCAAGGTCGATGCCGGCGCCAAGCCATTGGCCGGGTTCCCCGGCGACACGATCACCGAGGGCCTCGACGGCTTGCGCGAGCGCCTCGCCGACTACTACAAGCTCGGCGCCCGTTTCGCCAAATGGCGTGCGGTGATCGACATCGACATCGCCAAGGGCGTGCCGTCCGCCACGTCGATCGGCTCGAATGCCCATGCGCTGGCGCGCTATGCGGCGCTCTGCCAGGAGGCCGGCATCGTGCCGATCGTCGAGCCGGAGGTGCTGATGGACGGCGCCCACGACATCGGCACCTGCTGCGAGATCAGCAAGGCAACGCTGACGAAACTCTACACCGAGCTCTACGCGGCGCGCGTCGTCCTCGAAGGCACCATCCTGAAGCCGAACATGGTTCTCGCCGGCAGGAAGTCGGGCAAGGTCAGCAGTCCCGAGGAGGTCGCCGAAAAGACCATAAAACTGTTCCGCGAGACGGTGCCGGCGGCGGTGGGGGGCATCGCCTTTCTCTCCGGCGGACAATCGGACGAGGAAGCGACCGCCAACCTCAACGCCATCAACGCCATCGGCCCGCATCCGTGGAAGTTGACCTTCTCCTACGGCCGCGCCTTGCAGGCGGCGCCACAGAAGGCATGGAGCGGCAAGGCCGCCAACGTCGCCGCCGCCCAGGCCGCCTTCGCCCACCGCGCCCACATGAACCATCTGGCCGCGCTTGGAAAATGGCAGCCTGAACTGGAACAGGCCGCCTGA
- a CDS encoding thioredoxin family protein, with protein sequence MPNNRIVSREDWFQAHKAHLAREKELTRFRDRIAAERRDLPWLKIRKDYVFETEQGPKKLADLFGGASQLIVYHFMFGPGADYRCEGCSFLVDHIDGANQHLKHHDVSLVVISRAPLAEFLPYKQRMGWKFDWVSSYASDFNFDMQVSFTDKQIADGATIYNFEQRARKSKDLPGTSVFYRDEKGDIFLTFMSRSRGGDPLIGAYHYLDLTPKGRNETGPYHSLMDWVRLHDEYADTPEMQDACCH encoded by the coding sequence ATGCCAAACAACAGGATCGTTTCACGGGAAGACTGGTTCCAGGCGCACAAGGCGCATCTGGCCCGCGAGAAGGAATTGACGCGCTTTCGCGACCGCATCGCGGCCGAGCGACGCGATTTACCCTGGCTGAAGATCAGGAAGGACTATGTCTTCGAGACCGAACAGGGCCCGAAGAAACTGGCCGACCTGTTCGGAGGCGCAAGCCAGCTGATTGTCTACCACTTCATGTTCGGGCCGGGTGCCGACTACCGTTGCGAAGGCTGTTCCTTCCTTGTCGACCACATCGACGGCGCCAACCAGCACCTCAAGCATCACGATGTGTCGCTGGTCGTGATCTCGCGGGCGCCGTTGGCTGAATTTCTGCCTTACAAACAGCGGATGGGCTGGAAATTCGACTGGGTGTCGTCCTACGCCTCGGACTTCAACTTCGACATGCAGGTTTCCTTCACCGACAAGCAGATCGCGGACGGCGCCACGATCTACAATTTCGAGCAGCGCGCGCGGAAATCGAAGGACCTTCCCGGCACCAGCGTGTTCTACAGGGACGAGAAAGGCGACATCTTCCTGACCTTCATGTCGCGCTCCAGGGGCGGTGACCCGCTGATCGGCGCCTATCACTATCTCGACCTGACGCCGAAGGGCCGCAACGAAACCGGTCCCTACCACAGCCTGATGGACTGGGTGCGGCTGCACGATGAATATGCGGACACGCCCGAGATGCAGGACGCCTGTTGCCATTGA
- a CDS encoding SGNH/GDSL hydrolase family protein, translating to MQRFLALLTWFAFPVYVWQGLGVRRRTTRMLPAQGPVMHEISGQAPTISLLVLGDSSAASVGIGNSENGLAAQLADLISKRTGRAVRWRAAGFNSATSGQIRDHVLPNLSADPWTHIVVAIGTNDTKNFHSVPRFKKEFGGLLYALRAKWPEARVVWSPVLEFTRAPAMPPLLGNILEIRAAEMNRMGKRLCLERGAVPAPRLPITDAEAGFASDGFHASEAGYRAWAEHLVGLVLGEQRPA from the coding sequence ATGCAGCGCTTTCTTGCCCTCCTCACCTGGTTCGCCTTTCCGGTCTATGTCTGGCAGGGACTCGGCGTGCGCCGCCGCACCACCCGTATGCTGCCGGCGCAAGGTCCGGTCATGCACGAGATATCGGGCCAGGCGCCAACGATCTCGCTTCTGGTGCTGGGCGATTCCTCCGCCGCCTCGGTCGGCATCGGCAATTCCGAGAACGGCCTGGCGGCGCAACTGGCCGATCTGATCTCGAAACGCACCGGCCGTGCGGTGCGCTGGCGGGCAGCCGGCTTCAACTCGGCAACCTCAGGCCAGATCCGCGACCACGTGCTGCCCAATCTGTCGGCCGATCCGTGGACGCACATCGTGGTCGCCATCGGCACCAACGACACCAAGAACTTTCACTCGGTGCCACGCTTCAAGAAGGAGTTTGGCGGCCTGCTCTACGCGCTGCGCGCCAAATGGCCGGAGGCGCGCGTGGTGTGGTCGCCGGTGCTGGAATTCACGCGTGCGCCGGCAATGCCGCCCCTGCTCGGAAATATCCTGGAAATCCGCGCCGCCGAGATGAACCGGATGGGCAAACGCCTTTGCCTCGAACGCGGCGCGGTGCCGGCGCCGCGCCTGCCGATCACCGATGCCGAAGCCGGTTTTGCGTCCGACGGATTTCACGCCTCGGAAGCCGGCTACCGGGCCTGGGCGGAACATCTGGTCGGCTTGGTGCTGGGTGAGCAACGTCCGGCGTAA
- a CDS encoding DJ-1/PfpI family protein — protein sequence MSEQKTIGVLFIDRFADWEYGLLAASAVEWFGARAVSLTPDGKPVTSASGFLLTPDRSAEVEENIDLDAVAVIGSDQWVDAPPDISGLLTAIAARGGVVGGICAGTLALARAGLFEKARHTSNGRDWINEKEPGYSGAQNYQDVPHAVADGRIVSAPGSAPGTFALAYLKTLYPQRSSDLAQMRTLFAKEYAEGEYAGAS from the coding sequence ATGTCCGAACAGAAGACCATCGGCGTCCTTTTCATCGATCGCTTCGCCGACTGGGAATACGGTCTGCTGGCGGCTTCGGCGGTCGAATGGTTCGGCGCACGAGCGGTGTCGCTGACCCCGGACGGCAAGCCTGTGACATCGGCCAGCGGATTTCTGCTGACGCCCGACCGCTCCGCTGAGGTCGAGGAAAATATCGATCTCGACGCCGTCGCCGTCATCGGTTCCGACCAGTGGGTCGATGCGCCGCCTGATATCTCCGGACTGCTGACAGCAATTGCGGCACGCGGCGGCGTGGTCGGCGGCATCTGCGCCGGCACGCTGGCGCTGGCGCGTGCCGGCCTCTTCGAAAAGGCCAGGCACACCAGCAACGGTCGCGACTGGATCAATGAAAAGGAACCGGGTTACTCCGGCGCCCAGAACTATCAGGACGTGCCCCATGCCGTCGCCGACGGTCGCATCGTGTCCGCGCCGGGTTCGGCTCCCGGCACCTTCGCTCTTGCCTATTTGAAGACGCTCTATCCCCAGAGAAGCAGCGACCTCGCGCAGATGCGCACCCTGTTCGCCAAGGAGTATGCTGAAGGGGAATATGCTGGAGCCTCCTGA
- a CDS encoding VOC family protein translates to MAFIPAKASAWFEIPVTDMDRARAFYASVLQNDLALEESGPNPMAMFAAQDRTASGHVYPGKPAAPGTGPTIHLSVAAPIEDAMERVRQSGGQVVSPAISIPAGTFAYCLDPDGNSFGLFV, encoded by the coding sequence ATGGCCTTCATCCCTGCAAAAGCCTCGGCTTGGTTCGAGATTCCCGTCACCGACATGGATCGGGCGCGCGCCTTCTATGCATCGGTGCTTCAGAACGATCTCGCTCTGGAGGAGAGCGGCCCGAACCCGATGGCCATGTTCGCCGCGCAGGACCGAACGGCCTCCGGGCACGTCTACCCCGGAAAACCCGCGGCACCGGGAACCGGCCCGACAATCCATCTGTCGGTTGCCGCACCGATCGAGGACGCCATGGAACGGGTGAGGCAGAGCGGCGGCCAGGTCGTCTCGCCGGCGATCTCCATTCCGGCCGGCACATTCGCCTATTGCCTCGACCCGGACGGCAACAGCTTCGGGCTTTTCGTCTAG
- a CDS encoding YafY family protein → MRRADRLFQIVQHLRGGRLVTAQKLGTWLEVSERTIYRDIADLQSTGVPIDGEAGVGYMMREGFDLPPLMFTRDEIVALVAGARMVRAFGGAAMARAADEALVKIGAVLPDAEKDRIARTEIHTPMWVVSDAAREAIDLIERAVEKRQVLTIDYSDEAGRGTARDIRPLGLWFWGKVWTLVAWCEMRDDFRAFRIDRIASVVIAGRVFKPERGKQLADFYRAVERSEDYGMRPDRAARP, encoded by the coding sequence ATGCGCCGCGCCGACAGGCTCTTCCAGATCGTGCAGCATCTGCGCGGTGGCCGTCTGGTCACCGCCCAGAAGCTGGGCACGTGGCTCGAGGTTTCCGAGCGAACCATCTACCGCGACATCGCCGACCTGCAGTCGACCGGCGTGCCGATCGACGGCGAGGCCGGCGTCGGCTACATGATGAGGGAGGGTTTCGACCTTCCGCCGCTGATGTTCACGCGTGACGAGATCGTCGCGCTGGTCGCCGGCGCCCGCATGGTGCGCGCCTTTGGCGGTGCTGCCATGGCGCGGGCCGCCGACGAGGCGCTGGTCAAGATCGGCGCCGTGTTGCCCGATGCCGAAAAGGACCGCATCGCCCGCACCGAGATCCATACGCCGATGTGGGTAGTGAGCGATGCCGCCCGCGAGGCAATCGACTTGATCGAGCGCGCGGTGGAGAAACGCCAGGTGCTGACCATCGACTACTCCGACGAAGCAGGCCGCGGCACCGCGCGCGACATCAGGCCATTGGGCCTGTGGTTCTGGGGCAAGGTGTGGACGCTGGTCGCCTGGTGCGAGATGCGCGACGATTTCCGCGCTTTCCGTATCGATCGCATTGCTTCGGTGGTCATTGCCGGCCGCGTCTTCAAGCCGGAGCGCGGCAAGCAACTCGCTGATTTCTATCGTGCTGTGGAACGAAGCGAGGACTATGGCATGAGACCGGACCGGGCCGCGCGACCCTGA
- a CDS encoding universal stress protein, with product MLALLGIAAEREVHILTQNNRSEQQAAVEAERACALLRRHGVVRVKGVGLGDRQAGTPAEAILGTAKVLGAGMIVMGAYGHSGIREIFGSCTRAVLTEARQPLFLYH from the coding sequence ATGCTGGCGCTGCTTGGCATCGCCGCGGAGCGGGAAGTACATATTCTAACCCAGAACAACAGGTCGGAACAGCAGGCTGCCGTGGAGGCCGAGCGCGCCTGCGCGCTGCTTCGTCGGCACGGAGTCGTGCGGGTAAAAGGAGTGGGGCTTGGCGACAGACAGGCCGGCACGCCGGCGGAAGCAATCCTCGGGACGGCGAAGGTATTGGGCGCCGGCATGATTGTCATGGGTGCCTACGGCCATAGCGGCATTCGCGAGATATTCGGCTCATGCACGCGCGCGGTGCTGACGGAGGCCCGGCAGCCGCTCTTCCTGTACCATTAA